AAATGATGAAACAAAAGCTCTATATGATGAGGGGCTATATAAACCTATTTCAGCTTTTAAAGAATTTAAACCATCAGATAAAGAGTTAGAAACGTTCGAAACGAACTTTATAGATACTTTGAATTCAGAAGAATTTCAAAAATTACAAAATATCTATCAGAGATATAATCGACAAAAAAATCTAGGATTTGGTGATTATGCGATGTATGTTAACAAACTTACTGAAAACATATCTGATTATTTAAGACACACTAACCGTCTAAGATTCGACTATTATGAAGAGGTCAGAGTTGAAAAATTTTCAGCGATAATTTATATGTCAATGCTTGCTGACTATTTAGCTTGTGTAAATAAAGACTTGGTGATTCCATCAACCGACCAACAAGAATTTGAGAGACTTGCATTTCAATTGGCAGACAACAAGATACTAACTCACAGAATTCAACTTGACAATTGCTTACCTACTCCTTCACCTGCCACATCAATAAAAGATATAATTAAATTTAAAAAGAAAAGAAAGTTCGAATTACTCCAATTCAGAGAGGTTCTAGAC
The Flavobacterium flavigenum genome window above contains:
- a CDS encoding DUF6236 family protein — encoded protein: MERILLYYPSINIPDGNWLRNSLLYTDKVASIFPFENIEDERVNDETKALYDEGLYKPISAFKEFKPSDKELETFETNFIDTLNSEEFQKLQNIYQRYNRQKNLGFGDYAMYVNKLTENISDYLRHTNRLRFDYYEEVRVEKFSAIIYMSMLADYLACVNKDLVIPSTDQQEFERLAFQLADNKILTHRIQLDNCLPTPSPATSIKDIIKFKKKRKFELLQFREVLDKVESEINSTDNLADRKLKLIQFHEKIQKELIEIKKLLGDSKLDFALNCFSSLLDFKQKEVAGTATGLGLASAGLAASMPFVGLGAGALILSGTLVSSYKKINRQVESNSSSYLYFAQQAGILS